In a single window of the Streptomyces cinnabarinus genome:
- the rocD gene encoding ornithine--oxo-acid transaminase translates to MSTTETLIAAAEVHGAHNYAPLPVVVASADGAWMTDVEGRRYLDLLAGYSALNFGHRNRRIIEAAKAQLERVTLTSRAFHHDRYAAFCEQLAQLCGMEMVLPMNTGAEAVETAVKTARKWGYRVKGVPAEMAKIVVAGNNFHGRTTTLISFSTDPEARADFGPYTPGFEIVPYGDLTAMRSALSENTVAVLLEPIQGEAGVLVPPQGYLAAVRELARERNVLFVADEIQSGLGRTGRTFACEHEGVVPDMYVLGKALGGGVVPVSAVVSSAEVLGVFRPGEHGSTFGGNPLACAVALEVIAMLRTGEFQARSAELGAHLHRELAGLADAGRVTAVRGRGLWAGVDIAPRYGTGRAVSERLMDRGVLVKDTGSHSVRGTGGAPGSTIRIAPPLVISKEDLDWGLAQLSAALEG, encoded by the coding sequence GTGAGCACTACGGAAACCCTCATCGCCGCGGCCGAGGTGCACGGTGCGCACAACTACGCGCCGCTGCCAGTGGTCGTCGCGTCGGCCGACGGGGCGTGGATGACGGATGTGGAGGGTCGGAGGTATCTGGACCTGCTGGCCGGCTATTCGGCGCTCAACTTCGGGCACCGCAACCGGCGGATCATCGAGGCGGCGAAGGCGCAGCTGGAGCGGGTGACGCTGACGTCGCGGGCGTTCCATCACGACCGGTACGCCGCGTTCTGCGAGCAGCTCGCGCAGTTGTGCGGCATGGAGATGGTGCTGCCGATGAACACGGGCGCGGAGGCGGTGGAGACCGCGGTGAAGACGGCCCGCAAGTGGGGGTACCGGGTCAAGGGCGTGCCCGCGGAGATGGCGAAGATCGTGGTCGCCGGCAACAACTTCCACGGCCGGACGACGACCCTGATCAGCTTCTCCACGGATCCTGAGGCGCGGGCGGACTTCGGGCCGTACACCCCGGGGTTCGAGATCGTGCCCTATGGGGATCTGACGGCGATGCGGTCGGCGCTGAGCGAGAACACGGTCGCGGTGCTGCTGGAGCCGATCCAGGGCGAGGCGGGGGTGCTGGTGCCGCCGCAGGGGTATCTCGCGGCGGTGCGGGAGCTGGCCCGGGAGCGGAACGTGCTGTTCGTGGCGGATGAGATCCAGTCGGGGCTCGGCCGGACGGGGCGGACGTTCGCCTGTGAGCACGAGGGCGTCGTGCCGGACATGTATGTGCTGGGCAAGGCGCTCGGGGGCGGGGTGGTGCCGGTGTCGGCGGTGGTGTCGTCGGCCGAGGTGCTGGGGGTGTTCCGGCCCGGTGAGCACGGCTCGACGTTCGGCGGGAATCCGCTGGCCTGCGCGGTGGCACTGGAGGTGATCGCGATGCTGCGGACGGGCGAGTTCCAGGCGCGGTCCGCGGAGCTCGGTGCGCATCTGCACCGTGAGCTGGCGGGGCTGGCGGACGCCGGGCGGGTCACGGCGGTGCGCGGGCGCGGACTGTGGGCGGGCGTCGACATCGCCCCGCGGTACGGCACGGGGCGTGCGGTATCGGAGCGGCTGATGGACCGGGGTGTGCTGGTGAAGGACACGGGCTCGCACAGCGTCAGGGGCACGGGCGGTGCCCCCGGCTCGACGATCCGGATCGCGCCGCCGCTGGTGATCTCGAAGGAGGATCTGGACTGGGGGCTGGCGCAGCTCTCGGCCGCGCTGGAGGGCTAG
- a CDS encoding glycine hydroxymethyltransferase, with amino-acid sequence MPEQPLSPESTAFRAALDVIRAVEPRVADAIGQEVHDQREMLKLIASENYASPATLLAMGNWFSDKYAEGTIGRRFYAGCRNVDTVESLAAEHAKELFGARHAYVQPHSGIDANLVAFWSVLAARVETPALEKAGVRQVNDLSDADWAELRQAFGNQRMLGMSLDAGGHLTHGFRPNISGKMFDQRSYGTDPVTGLVDYEALRASAREFKPLIIVAGYSAYPRLVNFRIMREIADEVGATLMVDMAHFAGLVAGKVLTGDFDPVPHAQIVTTTTHKSLRGPRGGMVLCDDSLKDQVDRGCPMVLGGPLPHVMAAKAVALAEARRPSFQDYAQRIVDNSRALAEGLMRRGATLVTGGTDNHLNLIDVATSYGLTGRQAEAALLESGIVTNRNAIPADPNGAWYTSGIRIGTPALTTRGLGTAEMDEVAGLIDRVLTTTEPGTTKSGAPSKASHVLDAKIADEISRRATDLVAGFPLYPEIDLG; translated from the coding sequence ATGCCCGAGCAGCCCCTTTCCCCTGAATCCACCGCCTTCCGCGCCGCCCTCGACGTCATCCGCGCCGTGGAGCCGCGGGTCGCCGACGCCATCGGCCAGGAGGTGCACGACCAGCGCGAGATGCTCAAGCTGATCGCCTCCGAGAACTACGCCTCCCCGGCCACCCTGCTGGCGATGGGCAACTGGTTCAGCGACAAGTACGCCGAGGGCACCATCGGCCGCCGCTTCTACGCCGGTTGCCGCAATGTCGACACCGTCGAGTCGCTCGCCGCCGAGCACGCCAAGGAACTCTTCGGCGCCCGCCACGCCTACGTCCAGCCGCACTCCGGCATTGACGCCAACCTGGTCGCCTTCTGGTCCGTGCTCGCCGCCCGGGTCGAGACCCCGGCCCTGGAGAAGGCCGGCGTCCGCCAGGTCAACGACCTCTCCGACGCCGACTGGGCCGAACTGCGCCAGGCCTTCGGCAACCAGCGCATGCTCGGCATGTCCCTGGACGCCGGCGGCCACCTCACCCACGGCTTCCGCCCGAACATCTCCGGCAAGATGTTCGACCAGCGCTCCTACGGCACCGACCCGGTCACCGGGCTCGTGGACTACGAGGCCCTGCGCGCCTCCGCCCGCGAGTTCAAGCCGCTGATCATCGTCGCCGGCTACTCCGCCTACCCCCGCCTGGTGAACTTCCGGATCATGCGGGAGATCGCCGACGAGGTCGGCGCGACCCTGATGGTCGACATGGCCCACTTCGCGGGCCTGGTCGCCGGCAAGGTCCTCACCGGCGACTTCGACCCGGTCCCGCACGCCCAGATCGTCACCACCACCACCCACAAGTCGCTGCGCGGCCCGCGCGGCGGCATGGTCCTGTGCGACGACTCCCTCAAGGACCAGGTCGACCGCGGCTGCCCGATGGTCCTCGGCGGCCCGCTCCCGCACGTCATGGCCGCCAAGGCCGTAGCCCTCGCCGAGGCCCGCCGGCCCTCCTTCCAGGACTACGCGCAGCGCATCGTCGACAACTCCCGCGCCCTCGCCGAGGGCCTGATGCGCCGGGGCGCGACCCTGGTCACGGGCGGCACGGACAACCACCTGAACCTGATCGACGTGGCCACCTCCTACGGCCTCACCGGCCGCCAGGCCGAGGCGGCGCTGCTGGAGTCCGGCATCGTCACCAACCGCAACGCCATCCCCGCCGACCCCAACGGCGCCTGGTACACCTCCGGCATCCGCATCGGCACCCCGGCCCTGACCACCCGTGGTCTCGGCACCGCCGAGATGGACGAGGTCGCCGGTCTCATCGACCGCGTTCTCACCACCACGGAGCCCGGCACCACCAAGTCCGGCGCCCCCTCCAAGGCCTCCCACGTCCTCGACGCGAAGATCGCGGACGAGATCTCCCGCCGGGCGACCGACCTGGTGGCCGGTTTCCCGCTCTACCCGGAGATCGACCTCGGCTGA
- a CDS encoding RNA polymerase sigma factor, which produces MIARVRAGDPEAYAELVRAHTGIALRAAAALGAGADAEDVVQQAFVKAYCALGRFRDGSAFRPWLLSIVANETRNTVRTAARQRTLAGREAAFVEAEPLIPESADPAVATLRTERRAALLAALEKLSEEHRLVVTYRYLLEMDESETAQALGWPRGTVKSRLNRALRKLGRLLPDFEPGGGGEEHE; this is translated from the coding sequence GTGATCGCCCGGGTGCGCGCCGGAGATCCGGAGGCGTACGCGGAGTTGGTGCGCGCCCATACGGGCATCGCGCTACGGGCGGCCGCGGCGCTGGGCGCCGGTGCGGACGCGGAGGACGTGGTGCAGCAGGCCTTCGTCAAGGCGTACTGCGCGCTGGGCAGGTTCCGGGACGGCTCGGCGTTCCGGCCGTGGCTGCTGTCGATCGTCGCCAATGAGACGAGGAACACAGTGCGTACGGCGGCCCGGCAGCGCACGCTCGCCGGCCGGGAGGCGGCGTTCGTGGAGGCCGAGCCGCTGATACCGGAATCGGCGGACCCGGCGGTGGCGACGCTGCGGACGGAGCGCCGCGCGGCCCTGCTGGCCGCCTTGGAGAAGCTGAGCGAGGAGCACCGTCTGGTCGTCACCTACCGCTATCTGCTGGAGATGGACGAGTCGGAGACGGCCCAGGCCCTGGGCTGGCCCCGGGGGACGGTGAAGTCCCGCCTCAATCGCGCCCTGCGCAAGCTGGGCAGACTGCTGCCGGATTTCGAGCCCGGGGGAGGAGGTGAGGAGCATGAGTGA
- the trpS gene encoding tryptophan--tRNA ligase: MASDRPRVLSGIQPTAGSFHLGNYLGAVRQWVALQETHDAFYMVVDLHAITIPQDPAELRANTRLAAAQLLAAGLDPERCTLFVQSHVPEHAQLAWVMNCFTGFGEASRMTQFKDKSAKQGADRASVGLFTYPILQVADILLYQANEVPVGEDQRQHIELTRDLAERFNGRFGATFTVPKPYILKETAKIYDLQDPSIKMSKSASTPKGLINLLDDPKATAKKVKSAVTDTDTVIRYDAVNKPGVSNLLTIYSTLTGTGITELEQKYDGKGYGALKTDLAEVMVEFVTPFRERTQQYLDDPETLDSILAKGAEKARAVAAETLAQAYGRVGFLPAKH, encoded by the coding sequence ATGGCCTCTGATCGTCCCCGCGTGCTCTCCGGAATCCAGCCCACCGCAGGCTCGTTCCACCTCGGCAACTACCTCGGCGCCGTCCGCCAGTGGGTGGCTCTGCAGGAGACCCACGATGCGTTCTACATGGTCGTCGACCTGCACGCGATCACGATCCCGCAGGACCCGGCGGAGCTGCGGGCGAACACCCGCCTGGCCGCCGCCCAGCTCCTCGCGGCCGGACTCGACCCGGAGCGCTGCACGCTCTTCGTCCAGAGCCATGTCCCCGAGCACGCCCAGCTCGCCTGGGTCATGAACTGCTTCACCGGCTTCGGCGAGGCGTCCCGCATGACCCAGTTCAAGGACAAGTCGGCCAAGCAGGGCGCGGACCGGGCCTCCGTCGGCCTGTTCACGTACCCGATCCTCCAGGTCGCCGACATCCTGCTCTACCAGGCCAACGAGGTCCCGGTCGGCGAGGACCAGCGCCAGCACATCGAGCTGACCCGCGACCTGGCCGAGCGCTTCAACGGCCGCTTCGGCGCGACCTTCACGGTCCCCAAGCCGTACATCCTCAAGGAGACGGCGAAGATCTACGACCTTCAGGACCCGTCGATCAAGATGAGCAAGTCGGCGTCCACGCCGAAGGGCCTGATCAACCTGCTCGACGACCCCAAGGCCACCGCGAAGAAGGTCAAGAGCGCGGTCACCGACACCGACACCGTCATCCGCTACGACGCCGTGAACAAGCCGGGCGTCAGCAACCTGCTCACGATCTACTCGACCCTCACGGGCACGGGAATCACGGAACTGGAGCAGAAGTACGACGGCAAGGGCTACGGTGCGCTCAAGACCGACCTCGCCGAGGTCATGGTCGAGTTCGTGACGCCGTTCCGGGAGCGGACCCAGCAGTATCTGGACGACCCTGAGACGCTCGACTCGATCCTGGCCAAGGGCGCGGAGAAGGCGCGGGCCGTCGCCGCGGAGACGCTGGCGCAGGCCTACGGCAGGGTCGGCTTCCTGCCCGCCAAGCACTGA
- a CDS encoding 2'-5' RNA ligase family protein, whose translation MGTVTIGVSIAVPEPHGSLLQERRAGFGDAAAHGIPTHVTLLPPTEVDGSLLPAIEAHLVEVATSGRPFPMRLSGTGTFRPLSPVVFVQVVEGAAACTWLQKRVRDASGPMARELQFPYHPHVTVAHGIDEDAMDRAFDELADYEAQWPCTGFALYEQGADGVWRKLREFAFGGAVVPPQASHVERGSIPAN comes from the coding sequence GTGGGGACCGTAACGATCGGCGTGTCGATCGCGGTCCCGGAGCCTCATGGCAGCCTGCTCCAGGAGCGGCGCGCGGGCTTCGGCGACGCCGCGGCTCACGGCATCCCCACGCATGTCACCCTGCTGCCGCCGACCGAGGTCGACGGCTCGCTGCTGCCGGCGATCGAGGCCCATCTGGTCGAGGTCGCGACCTCCGGGCGGCCGTTCCCGATGCGGCTGTCCGGCACGGGCACCTTCCGCCCCCTGTCGCCGGTCGTCTTCGTCCAGGTCGTCGAGGGCGCGGCGGCCTGCACCTGGCTCCAGAAGCGGGTACGGGACGCTTCCGGGCCCATGGCGCGCGAGCTTCAGTTCCCGTACCACCCGCATGTGACCGTCGCGCACGGCATCGACGAAGACGCCATGGACCGCGCCTTCGACGAACTCGCCGACTACGAGGCGCAGTGGCCCTGCACCGGGTTCGCGCTGTACGAGCAGGGTGCCGACGGGGTGTGGCGCAAGCTGCGGGAGTTCGCCTTCGGCGGGGCCGTGGTGCCGCCGCAGGCCAGCCATGTGGAGCGCGGGTCCATCCCGGCGAATTAG
- a CDS encoding decaprenylphospho-beta-D-erythro-pentofuranosid-2-ulose 2-reductase, with protein sequence MKDAFGLPQSLLVLGGTSEIALATARRLIARRTRTVWLAGRPTPALEEAAEHLRSLGAQVHTVAFDALDTESHEWVLGKVFAEGDIDLVLMAFGVLGDQAHDEREPQAAVRVAQTNYTGAVSAGLICARALQSQGHGSLVVLSSVAGERARRANFIYGSSKAGLDTFAQGLGDALHGTGAHVMVVRPGFVRSKMTTGLTEAPLATTPEAVATAIELGLRRRAETVWVPGTLRVVMSALRHLPRALFRRLPV encoded by the coding sequence ATGAAGGACGCCTTCGGCCTCCCCCAGTCCCTGCTCGTCCTCGGCGGCACGTCCGAGATCGCGCTCGCCACCGCCCGTCGGCTGATCGCCCGCCGCACCCGCACGGTGTGGCTGGCGGGCCGCCCGACGCCCGCCCTGGAGGAGGCGGCCGAGCACCTGCGCTCCCTGGGCGCCCAGGTGCACACCGTCGCCTTCGACGCGCTGGACACCGAGTCCCACGAGTGGGTCCTCGGCAAGGTCTTCGCCGAGGGCGACATCGACCTCGTCCTGATGGCCTTCGGCGTCCTCGGCGACCAGGCCCACGACGAACGCGAGCCGCAGGCCGCCGTACGCGTCGCCCAGACCAACTACACGGGCGCGGTCTCGGCGGGCCTGATCTGCGCGCGTGCCCTCCAGTCCCAGGGCCATGGCTCCCTGGTCGTCCTGTCCTCGGTGGCCGGGGAGCGGGCCCGCCGCGCCAACTTCATCTACGGCTCCAGCAAGGCGGGCCTGGACACCTTCGCCCAGGGCCTGGGCGACGCCCTGCACGGCACCGGCGCCCACGTCATGGTCGTACGCCCCGGCTTCGTACGCTCGAAGATGACGACCGGCCTGACGGAAGCACCCCTGGCGACGACACCGGAGGCGGTGGCGACGGCGATCGAGCTGGGCCTCAGGCGCCGCGCGGAGACGGTGTGGGTGCCCGGGACCCTGCGCGTGGTGATGTCGGCACTGCGCCACCTGCCGAGGGCACTGTTCCGGCGCCTGCCTGTGTAA